A window of Nicotiana sylvestris chromosome 8, ASM39365v2, whole genome shotgun sequence genomic DNA:
agaacttcccaccttgctcttggggagactcgaactcacaacctctcggttggaagtgggggttgtttaccatcagagcaacccctcttgtaaAGTGGGGGTTGCTCTTGGAAAGAAAAAACAACATGATCCACAAATATGTATTAAAGAAGTAAATTGATGGCCACAATACCAAAATActatttcttgttttgttctaaGCTTATCTGATATAGAAGTAACATCTAAAAGTTGCTActcatatttatttttattacttttaGGAGTGTGGGGACAGAGAGAACTTGATTTGTGGTGACTGAGTAAAATGCTGCTGACAAAAGCTTAGTGAAAGAGCCATCACTATTTCATCAAATATAGCAGCATAATTGAACTTTCAAGAAGCAAACTAGATATCAGGACCAAACCTGAAACTATTACGGCAAAGTTTGAGTCTTCGAATTGATCGACAACCATTTGCAAGAAATTgtagtcccacatctgtcaatttcttcaagtttgaaatgtttaatGAATGCAAATTAGCACATGTATCTCCAATGAACTTCAGAGATTGATCTGTCAGATTCCTGCATCCAGAATAAATGAGGTCAAAAGACTAAATTAAAATCCAAATCCTATGAGCCTTTAAACATTTAAATATTAACCAACTGTGCCATTGTAAATCAAGATGTGGAAGTAATATGTACTTACTGGCAGTCAGCAAAATCAAGCTCTTTGAAATTTTGAGCACGTGCTGTAAGTAACTCACTTACAAACTGATCACATACGCTATGATTTCCAGCTACTGACAACACTTCCAAGTGCTCCAACTTCTCCAGTGCACGTAATATAAGCATCGTATCTATGCTCTCACAGTCATCTATATAGAGCTCCTTGAGCATTGATCCCAACGAGTTGGCTGCAATATCAATACTAGTGTGGGTCAAAAGGGAGCACTGACCCAAATCAATGGATTGTAGAGAAGGTGCTGATGTGACAAGTATTTCCATCGCTTTATCAGACATCCGACAGGCACCCCTCAGCGACAAGATGGCTAAATTAGGCAAACTATTCGAAGCCGGAGCTATGGTTTTACCCAACACAAGATCAAGTGTAGGTTGTCCACATAGATCTAGTTGAAGCACCTGCTTCCAGGCCATATAGGTATAAATTATATCAGCTTCCAGAATCATCAAAGTTAGTAATAGCAGTAGTAGTAATGACGATAAAAGCAACAATTTTGTATATAATATCATCTCCCAGAGACTAGGTAGAAAGAAGAAAGTAGAAAAAAGAAATATGCAGACTGATAAAACAACATAAGTGAAAATAAAGGCTCGCTTGGAAATGCATGAGTTCACACTTCAAAATTTTTCAGTAAGCATGAGGATGTCAACTTGAAAAGTAAACTTCTACCAAAATCATATATATCAGCAGtgagaaaaaaaaaacctaaatccTGGGCTACATGtgtttatatatatacatcattGCTTTTGGGTTACAGTGAGCTACATCACACATGCTTTTCTCGATTTATCTCCTTTTAAGAATAATGAGAAATAATGTACTCTCTCTacatcaaaaagaaaaaataatggaGCTTAACAAGGTCATTATATGGAAAAACTGCTCGGCCAACTCTTTTAGTGTCCACACTCCACCGGAAAAGAGTCTTCATAAAGGTTCAACTAACCACTTCACCAACTAAGCTAACTTCTTCATTGAAATTTACTGCAGCCCTCCATGTTGCAATAAGAAGTAGGCATTACTGGGCGAAGATAGTATAAAACTTGACTGAGACAGTAGCCCTAGTCAACTCTTTAACACTCACAGGAGGAAGGCACAAAAGAGTTGCTTCAATTATTAATCAAACATAAAGGACTAGGGCCAGCCCCTCTGGACCTCAATACAGTTGCTAATGAAGAGGATGAGGAAAACATGCAGGACTACCCAATGAACAAAGGTATTATTACTTATGCACCAAACGGGCACCCTATACAGATAAGACAAAAATAACCTATTGTAAACACGTTTGCTAAAGATCTGAAGCCCTCTTTCCTCTGCCATCCCTACACGTCAGCACAAACAGAAGGATTTTTACAAATTCGTACAATAACAAAATATTTAGAAAACAGGCGTACATACCATCTAAAACAAAAGTATATACCAACTAGGGAACTCAGTTTAAAGCAGAAGTAAAAGCTCAGCAGCTATTAATCATGCAAATGACACCAAACGCCTCCTCCTCTAAATGAGTTCATACACCCATGATGAATTGTCAGCCAACTCTCTCAATtcaaatagaattttttttgTGAATCTATAAAATTATAAAGTTTTTGAGATTTACAAGTGTAGGAAACATTAAAAACAAAAGTACATACCAACCCGAAAACACAATAAAAAGCAAAGCAAGAGCTCGGCAGATATTTATCATCAGATGGCACTATTCTGTTGTTCTACTTGCATGCTCTGTTAGACCTTTACCGACCTCTGAGTCTAATAGTGGAAGAAAAGTTTGTATGTCAACTGAAAAGCAACTCTTAACACTAAGAATTATCTACTGTATCTTGTCCCCTGTGGTTGGAAACTTATGCCATTCAGGGAGTAGAAAGAATGAATGTGTTGCTAAATATCCTTGCATCCTTGACTGTTGCTTTAAGTTTGTCCTAGCCTTGTTGGTGGATAAGAAGCCTCACAAAGGTTGTAAATGCATGTAACAATAGGATTACTCCAATTATCCAACTGTATAATACTACAAATCACACTCTAACTCTACCTTCTAGTACCCTAATCATAATTTGGCAGAAATATTTCAGAGAATAACATATGCCATATTGACAGAGAACAAATAAACTAATATTTAAAATGAACAAGTATAGATTACCATCAAGTTTCTTCTATCAAAGTCTCCAAATGATTTACAAAAATCCTCTTCTGTTAACCACGAAGAGTCCTCTATACAAATTTGCGTTGGTGATCCTTGAACAAGAAGGTCCAACATATGAGAATTCATTTTCCTGGAATGGCAGAGCAATTCAGTTAATCTTCGTCTCAAGATATCAGGGACACCTTTGAGCGAAACTATTGCTTCAGAATTTTCTGCAAGGGCTTTCAAGGAAAGATCTATCAGTGAAGGAATCACACGAGGATAACTTTTATTCTCAGGATGTCGAGATGCTTCCCATCTAACCAATTTCTCATCCTTTCGTCGAGGTATACGCCCCATAATATTCTTCAGTGCAGTAGAAAAGGGATTGGGGGTGTTCCCCAGATCTTTAACAGTTCCCAaaattggtaatttcttttcctGACTAGAAGACCCTTCACGCGGAGCATCATAGCGTGCAAAGCGATGAGCTTTTTTCCTTAATGCAATTGCATCTCTTTCTGCACGTTCAGCCATCAACCTTCTTCTAATGTCAAAATTTTCAAGAGGTAACATGTCAACATTTTGTCTAGGCTGGACGGATCCTAACTGTAGCACTGCTGGAGCAGCCTGCTCCTCCTCCAGCTTCCTGTGTTGCAAGTCCAACTCCATTGGCGAGGTTGCAAGTGACAACCAAGGCTTTTCAGCCTTAGCCTTCCCCTTTTCTTCTCTGGTGTATCTCCTCTCACCACCCAATGAACTACTTCCACCAATATCCTGGTCCTTGTCCATCACTCCAAACTCAATTTTGAAATTTCCAGCAGCATCATTAGGCGTTATTTCCTCAATTTGCTTCGCATTTCCCTTGTCTCTTCCCTTATTAACTATTTCCTCCGCATGATCACTCTCATCAGACCTGATCTCATTTAATTCAACAGTGCTCTGAGTATACTCTTGCAGACCAACTAAAGTACTCCCATCACCCGCTTCCCAAACTGGAATATTAAGATCAAATCCCAATTCATTTCCCCCAATACCATTCCCTAGGTTCCCATTTAACGCTTGAATACCATTGTGAGACTCTTCAACTAAACCGAAAAGTCCACTTTCTTGGCACCCAACAGTGAATTCTCCAGCATCCACTGCCCCATTCTTACCTATATGCCCAATACTTCCATCAAATTTCCCGCAAACCGCGCTTTCGGTTTTACCCTCTAGAGGCTCTAAAGTAAAATTCTCATCAATGTCTTTGAGAGAACCAAAAATTTCATCAACTTCTTCAACACGCCTAACTTTTTTAACCACTGGGCTCCCTTCCACACCACCACTAACCCTCTTCATCCCTATCCCATCACTCAAATTCAAGCCCTCCCCATTTCTTTGATTCCCACTCAATGGCTCCATCCCAACCCCATAACTCAAATTCATACCCTCTCCCCCATTTCTTTGATTCCCACCCAATGCCTCCATCACAAACCAACAcagaaaatcaaaaatccaaaaacccCAAAACCCAAAAGTTCAATCAAACCCAAAACCCCAGAAATTCAAGGGTTTTGATCAGATAAAAGTACAGAGAACAAATTATCAACAAAAATTCAACTATAAAATTGCCAATTCAAACTCACACAAAAAGAATCAAGAAACAAGAGAGAATCAAGAAAATCATACAAAAAGGATGATTATTGTGTTTATTATGGAGAAATGGGGGTATTTATATTAATATAATGGTGAGAAGTAAGTAGTTGAAGTGTGAACAATAGCAAACGCACTTAAGTAATATATTCTGTAGAATCCTATTAACAATTGTCATTTGAGGAAGATTACTGTATTGAGTTGCAGATAATTATTGAAAGTTTTATACATATCGATAAAACCAAGAAATTTACAAAGCATTTTCCTCACAAAGGAAAAAAAGTCGTCTTCCATTGTTAGACCAGGGCGCGTTGATAAAGCTCTTTCCGCCTTTACTATATATACGTTTTTGTTGTACGCTTGtactatttttttttacaaaaatacgCAAATTACTCCGTACTATTAGCAGtggattaattaattttttttccccGGGGATTAATTGATATGAAAcgtgttcaaatttgaaattaTTTTCGAGAAAGATTGATTGAGATTTTATTAATCCAATATAAAAGTGACTATAGTAATTTGAGGAAAAAAGAACCATACTTGTGAACACTAATTTTTGGAGTATGTAACTATATATTTATAGTGTATGGAGATAATATTTGGAGTATGTAACCACGTATACATACTGCGTCTAGTGATTCTCATTTTACTGTATATCTAATTAAAGAACAAAATTGAAAGTGGCCAACGCAAGATAAGAGAGTCAAGAATAACGAATTAGTTGGTGCAACCAgatcaaaaaattcaaaattataaatattttaaatctaTAAGTATATTACACTAGATTCACTTTTTGTGTTATGTGTAACTGTAATATGTATTGCGCTTGAAGATAATATCAGGAAAAAAATATCTACGCATACCACATTTATCagtttagtaaatttgactgtagaAGGAATATTAAGCACAATCTAATATGAGGATTTTATATGTATTAAATAAATTAAGTTTAGAAAATACTGGCagataaatataatttttattaatttaaatactTATTATAGTATGATTTAAAGTATTTAAGTACAAATTTGAATGCATTAGCTTTTTCATTTTTGTATACTTTTATTTATCATCACGTGCAAATTACGTGTTAATCTCACGCAATATTATTTTCATAACAGTTGATTAAGAATGTTAGGAGTCCTATAAAAGTAAGGGAATTAGAGCAATTTGAGGGGAAAAAAATTAGACTAGTATACTAATTTTCGGAGCATGTAACTACATATGTAGTGTATGAAAACAATATCACGATCGAGTAATCACGTATATACACTACATCTAGAGATTTTCATTGTGCCCTTATGTCTAGCTAAAGGAAAAATAAAAGTGATTGAAGCCAGATCAGAGAGTCAAAAATTACTAATTAGTTAGTGAAGCCATATCAGAGAGTAAAAAGTAATTGGTTAGTTGGTGAAGTTGAAAGTCACTAATCACAAATAATTCAAAATTTTAAGCATACTGCACTAGTTTCACTTTCAGCGTCATGTAGGTTAACAATACCGATTGTTCACataatgaaaaataaatttgCGCCCATGCATTTATCAGTTTAGTAAATATAAATACAAAAAGAACATTAGACACAATCTAATGTCAATATCTTATTTTTATTAAACGATTGAAATTTAGAGAAAAACTAATAAGTTATCACGTTTTTTATAAAATTGATTTGaatccttaatatgaaatttaaaGTGTTTTAATCTAACTTTGAAAATGCATTAAATTTTCTATTCCTATACTTTATTTCATGTTTCGTGCAAATTAAATGTTAATTAATCATGATTAAAAAGTAAAAGTGGGTAGCTatcgttttgaaagaaaattctGTGTTCCggggccttaaaaatctctttctgtctcacctcgatttacgtgcacagtccgggcgcgtttccggaaagcttttatgtgaaaactaagtaaaataaggaaattggcttttaaaattgaataaagtagACTTTGGttaacattcttggtaaacggacccggacccgtgatctgaCGGTCTCGCacggtccgtagtaaaatttgggatttaggcatatgcccggaatcgaattccgaggtcccaaacccgagaaataaatctttgaaagaaattgtttaagtgaaattataagagtttttggaaataaaaaaaggtTTGAAATTAATGGTATctggctcgtattttggttccggagcccggtacaagtcttatataataattaagttgaatctgtgaagtttggtaagaatcagagttcgtttagtataaatcggacATTTATTTgagaaattgaaaattttgatgttctt
This region includes:
- the LOC104231397 gene encoding uncharacterized protein; translated protein: MEALGGNQRNGGEGMNLSYGVGMEPLSGNQRNGEGLNLSDGIGMKRVSGGVEGSPVVKKVRRVEEVDEIFGSLKDIDENFTLEPLEGKTESAVCGKFDGSIGHIGKNGAVDAGEFTVGCQESGLFGLVEESHNGIQALNGNLGNGIGGNELGFDLNIPVWEAGDGSTLVGLQEYTQSTVELNEIRSDESDHAEEIVNKGRDKGNAKQIEEITPNDAAGNFKIEFGVMDKDQDIGGSSSLGGERRYTREEKGKAKAEKPWLSLATSPMELDLQHRKLEEEQAAPAVLQLGSVQPRQNVDMLPLENFDIRRRLMAERAERDAIALRKKAHRFARYDAPREGSSSQEKKLPILGTVKDLGNTPNPFSTALKNIMGRIPRRKDEKLVRWEASRHPENKSYPRVIPSLIDLSLKALAENSEAIVSLKGVPDILRRRLTELLCHSRKMNSHMLDLLVQGSPTQICIEDSSWLTEEDFCKSFGDFDRRNLMVLQLDLCGQPTLDLVLGKTIAPASNSLPNLAILSLRGACRMSDKAMEILVTSAPSLQSIDLGQCSLLTHTSIDIAANSLGSMLKELYIDDCESIDTMLILRALEKLEHLEVLSVAGNHSVCDQFVSELLTARAQNFKELDFADCQNLTDQSLKFIGDTCANLHSLNISNLKKLTDVGLQFLANGCRSIRRLKLCRNSFSDEGIAAFLEASGVCLEDLSLNNCSKVSTNTAFSLAKISRKLLHLDLSWCRRITDEELGLIVDSCLSLKLLKLFGCTQITDVFINGHSNTVVQIIGLSVNPILDKISNFDGVEVLLKYSPPLTSRDSSFTE